In Cryptococcus neoformans var. neoformans JEC21 chromosome 5 sequence, one genomic interval encodes:
- a CDS encoding expressed protein: MTTEQQNIPRAVLYSWPSSVWSTVPRLCLYEKGYSEDEYIVKYVDITKGENFSPSYLKININGTVPTLIVPTLETIGAGVNTRYRSLRDTVSICDFLDQARSSHTANTSSDKPAPTLTPATIDGKALSDSVIELVHRPIVDPNFIALSALNNEELKRKLRSGPGKSLAIRREALQSYLAEAQKIASESSVASKEGSFTFEQKIVQFLEDKLRSSEDVWQLYHGQAGEEKLRQFFDISLKTWTERLPEVFGKLEEMIEEPYFLGDQISLADLHVITWLTRLVSIADGSPTKDGLSALEAKMDKPLGDKLRNFWALWTERESFQEVLIPTCSAFQQMK; encoded by the exons ATGACCACAGAACAACAGAATATCCCCAGAGCTGTTCTCTATTCTTGGCCCTCCTCAGTCTGGTCCACAGTCCCCAGGCTCTGCCTTTATGAAAAGGGTTACTCCGAAGACGAATATATTGTCAAATATGTCGACATCA CCAAGGGCGAG AATTTTAGCCCATCCTATCTGAA AATCAACATAAATG GTACGGTCCCGACTTTGATCGTTCCTACTTTAGAGACTATAGGTGCTGGCGTGAACACCAGATACCGCTCATTAAGAGATACCGTT AGCATTTGTGATTTCCTTGACCAAGCACGTAGTTCCCATACTGCGAACACATCATCAGATAAGCCTGCACCCACATTGACCCCAGCTACTATCGATG GCAAGGCATTATCTGACTCAGTGATCGAGCTTGTCCATCGTCCGATTGTGGATCCCAACTTCATAGCTTTGTCGGCATTGAATAATGAAGAACTTAAACGCAAGTTACGGTCTGGTCCAGGGAAGTCTCTCGCAATTAGACGGGAGGCTCTTCAGAGCTATCTTGCTGAGGCTCAAAAAATTGCTTCAGAATCTTCTGTAGCCTCGAAAGAAGGCTCATTCACCTTCGAGCAAAAGATTGTCCAATTTTTGGAAGATAAACTGAGATCCAGCGAAGATGTGTGGCAGCTCTATCACGGGCAAgctggagaggagaagcTGAGACAGTTTTTTGATATCTCTCTCAAAACTTGGACGGAGCGTTTGCCGGAGGTATTTGGCAagctggaggagatgattgaaGAGCCTTACTTCTTGGGAGATCAAATT TCCCTAGCAGATCTACATGTCATTACATGGCTTACCCGCCTTGTGTCCATTGCTGATGGATCCCCTACCAAAGACGGCCTTAGCGCTCTCGAAGCCAAAATGGATAAGCCTCTGGGTGATAAGCTCCGAAATTTTTGGGCCTTATGGACTGAGAGAGAAAGCTTTCAGGAAGTGCTGATTCCCACTTGCTCAGCCTTCCAACAAATGAAATGA
- a CDS encoding autophagy-related protein, putative gives MSRLAKRHPDLLSCNFNQDYSCIAVGHKKGYTILNCDPFGKVHSNNDQGATGIVEMLFCTSLVALVGAAENQPSNSPRKLQIVNTKRQSTICELIFPTSVLAVKMNRKRLIVVLENEIYIYDISTMKLLHTIETGPNPNAVCALSSSSERSYLAYPSPVPSASSTPLSSSAIPAPPPAPTTGDVLLFDTISLTALNVIQAHKTPIAALALNSTGTMLATASDKGTVVRVFSVPDAKKLWQFRRGSSSARIFSINFNLMSTLLAVSSDTSTIHIYRLASSRKGGKDADDASTEEARSPTPSETPLASSPPLAAGKLDSHSAASSLRRRSYHLGKSFVGGVGGYLPKSVSEMWEPQRDFAFIKLRGNHGRTVVAMSATVPQVMVISSEGLFQAYNIDLENGGECSLMKEFALLGSEDFGNGSNGI, from the exons ATGTCCCGCCTCGCCAAGCGCCATCCAGACTTGCTC AGCTGCAACTTCAACCAGGACTACTCCTGCATCGCCGTAGGACACAAGAAGGGCTACACCATCCTCAACTGCGATCCATTCGGGAAAGTCCACTCCAACA ATGATCAAGGCGCAACAGGCATCGTCGAGATGCTCTTCTGCACATCCCTCGTCGCCCTCGTCGGCGCGGCCGAGAACCAGCCATCTAATAGCCCTAGGAAGCTTCAGATCGTCAACACCAAG CGCCAATCAACCATCTGTGAACTAATCTTCCCGACATCCGTCTTGGCCGTCAAGATGAACAGAAAGCGGCTGATTGTGGTACTCGAGAATGAGATTTACATTTACGACATCTCAACCATGAAGCTGCTGCACACCATCGAGACCGGACCGAACCCTAATG CTGTATGCGctctctcgtcctcttctgaGCGCTCTTACCTCGCCTACCCATCCCCTGTGCCATCGGCGTCCTCAACTCCTCTTTCGTCTTCAGCTATCCCTGCGCCACCACCAGCTCCCACGACCGGTGACGTTCTCCTCTTTGACACCATCTCTCTCACCGCTCTCAATGTCATTCAAGCGCACAAGACTCCCATCGCCGCTCTCGCTCTCAACTCTACGGGCACTATGCTTGCAACAGCTTCCGACAAGGGGACCGTGGTCCGGGTATTCAGCGTGCCAGACGCCAAGAAGCTGTGGCAGTTCAGAAGGGGCTCTTCCAGCGCAAGGATCTTTAGTATAAACTTTAACCTCATGAGCACGTTGCTCGCAGTTTCTTCCGACACTAGCACAATACACATTTACCGACTCGCCAGTTCTCGTAAAGGTGGTAAAGATGCGGATGACGCCTCgacagaagaagctcgCAGTCCGACACCCTCTGAAACGCCTTTGGCTTCATCACCACCGCTGGCAGCTGGCAAGCTAGACTCGCACTCTGCAGCGTCATCCCTCAGGCGGCGGTCGTATCATCTGGGCAAGTCGTTCGTCGGTGGAGTCGGCGGCTACTTGCCAAAGAGTGTATCGGAAATGTGGGAACCTCAGCGCGATTTCGCATTCATAAAGCTCAGAGGGAATCACGGAAGGACGGTCGTTGCTATGAGCGC GACGGTGCCCCAAGTCATGGTCATTAGCTCTGAAGGGTTGTTCCAGGCATACAATATCGATCTGGAGAACGGCGGCGAGTGTTCGTTGATGAAAGAGTTTGC GTTATTGGGCAGTGAAGATTTCGGAAATGGATCCAATGGGATTTAA
- a CDS encoding hexose transport-related protein, putative, translated as MFFKKNSDAPKKPRHAPDRDDVPSLEDLGVELHPDTARYVADSQALADAIGGNGLKDIFSSGLVLIAAFSTCMGGLLFGFDQGILSIVLTMSQFLGQFPDVDANVSSSAAFNKGIMTALLELGAFIGALQAGFVADRYSRKKAIALGSVWFVIGAILQTTSYSFAQLVIGRFVGGLGVGLLSAVAPMYISEISPPNIRGSLLAMEAATIVSGIVIMFYITYGSRYIPGDWSFRLPFLVQVAPCILLTIGLWKLPYSPRWLAQVGRDEDSLHALMRLRGFPVTDPRLQAEWITIRAEAIQNREVIVKAHPSLQGKDFMSELKLEIASWVDMFKPKLIRRTIIGPILMMFQQFSGINALIYYSPTLFEQLGLDYEMQLDMSGVLNIIQLVACVLAFFVIDRVGRRPLLLFGSTANTICHVIVAVVMAKFSHDWVRYSKEAWVAVAFIFIYIFTYGVGWAPVPWAMPAEVHTSSRRAKGVAITTCANWLGNFIIGLITPPMLQNIKYGTFLFFGAFTFLSGLYVWFFCPEPMGKTLEQMDQIFHSNTAHEDNLAKSDIQAVILNSPVAGPLSGTASAEKINDKDTQQEWVETV; from the exons ATGTTCTTCAAGAAAAACAGTGACGCGCCAAAAAAGCCAAGACATGCCCCAGATAGGGACGACGTCCCAAGTCTAGAGGACCTAGGTGTTGAACTCCATCCTGATACTGCTCGTTATGTGGCGGACAGTCAGGCATTGGCTGATGCAATCGGCGGAAATG GTCTCAAGGATATATTCAGCAGTGGGCTCGTCTTGATTGCAGCCTTCTCCACATGTATGGGCGGTCTGCTATTCGGTTTCGACCAGGGTATTCTTTCCATTGTCCTTACCATGAGCCAATTCCTGGGCCAGTTTCCCGATGTCGATGCCAATGTCAGCTCTTCTGCTGCCTTCAACAAAGG TATCATGACCGCCCTTCTGGAACTGGGTGCTTTTATCGGAGCCCTTCAAGCTGGTTTTGTCGCAGACAGGTATTCTCGTAAAAAGGCCATCG ctcTCGGTTCAGTGTGGTTTGTTATTGGTGCTATTCTCCAGACTACATCCTACTCCTTTGCCCAGCTAGTCATTGGCCGATTCGTCGGTGGTCTTGGTGTTGGCCTTCTCTCTGCTGTGGCCCCAATGTATATCAGCGAAATTTCACCACCAAACATTCGAGGCTCATTGCTCGCCATGGAGGCTGCCACCATTGTCAGCGGTATCGTCATCATGTTCTACATT ACTTATGGCTCCCGATACATCCCTGGCGACTGGAGTTTCCGACTTCCTTTCCTCGTGCAGGTAGCCCCCTGTATCCTCTTGACAATCGGTCTTTGGAAACTTCCTTATTCTCCGCGATGGCTTGCTCAGGTAGGCAGAGATGAAGATTCTCTGCACGCTCTCATGCGCCTCCGAGGATTCCCCGTTACCGACCCTCGTCTGCAGGCCGAGTGGATCACCATCAGAGCCGAGGCTATTCAAAACCGAGAAGTTATTGTCAAGGCCCACCCTTCCCTTCAAGGCAAGGACTTTATGTCCGAGCTCAAACTTGAGATTGCTTCTTGGGTCGACATGTTTAAGCCCAAGCTCATCAGGCGAACTATCATTGGTCCCATTTTGATGATGTTCCAGCAATTTTCTGGTATCAACGCT CTCATCTACTACTCTCCTACTCTCTTTGAGCAACTTGGCCTCGACTACGAGATGCAGCTTGACATGAGCGGTGTCCTCAACATCATTCAATTGGTCGCCTGTGTGCTCGCCTTTTTCGTTATTGACAGAGTAGGACGAAggccgcttcttctctttggATCTACCGCCAACACCATCTGTCACGTCATTGTGGCGGTCGTCATGGCCAAGTTCAGTCACGATTGGGTTCGATACAGCAAGGAGGCATGGGTGGCCGTTGCATTTATCTTCATCTACATCTTCACCTACGGTGTTGGTTGGGCTCCCGTACCTTGGGCCATGC CTGCCGAGGTTCACACTTCAAGTCGCCGAGCCAAGGGTGTCGCCATCACGACTTGCGCCAACTGGTTGGGCAACTTTATTATTGGTCTCATCACCCCACCCATGCTTCAGAACATCAAGTACGGcaccttccttttctttggCGCCTTCACATTCCTTTCCGGTCTCTACGTCTGGTTCTTCTGCCCTGAGCCCAT GGGTAAAACGCTCGAGCAGATGGACCAAATCTTCCACTCCAACACGGCTCATGAAGACAACCTCGCCAAGTCGGATATTCAAGCAGTCATCCTGAACTCTCCCGTTGCTGGACCATTATCTGGCACGGCGAGTGCTGAAAAGATCAACGACAAGGATACTCAGCAGGAATGGGTGGAGACTGTTTGA
- a CDS encoding tRNA binding protein, putative, whose product MAATSPHLTSIPQAVRVAASIDPSIDPGLKQQAIDYLTKVKQLSEETWQDCLQLYLQGAGAPGPSTTGRDGKEKLETDMRMFCLQVVDTVLIQKPEVMGADAVQGMYEAIVEFIQVEYIGGSCEGGQGFLRNKLAFTISQLFLRAFPSHIPTFLHPFFALLSPPTSSPPNLHPQLLTIRLLLEIAQEIHDTTLKTARIMTKERQERDGVVRDVIRSSGDDKTAVQGMLGIIEKGLEQMNSGNSSDKWAEAVDATLKTLSAWIPWIDLGVALNPTTLPFYHRLLHQPILSFRTATAGIYRTLVAKGIQDPSSRLQVLRVLAPVAVIDPLETETRGGKSEEVATFRASLGVVLSAYGVALIGISDNTEVAEQLRNEAEEMMNPALPLLLRFLSDRQYEVPLSVSPFVSDLLRIYKRMYKPPNPSTKAGQAPSPPSTLPQLSPERRQFLASMLDILIRQLAWPEDTEWEAPGNEDELDEDIAAFKNFRGSCRSFIESIAQIDKSLHTEVVARIVIATLDAYASGGGAAAVPWQQAELAMHLVYTFGEVSKNSTRAAFYELPPEMATKAARNKLRAAQGSGRTTPSSSDNVDLGPSSNNDRLEYEQFPLSPLGQLLTRCMTSGISSYPHPSVTLQYFEIIVRYIEFWKAKPETLPGLFEALLDGQGIHNSDEGVRRRCFYLFSKLCKDCRNDTVEGMVSPILDSMRDMMVINAELPPTDTPDEDPLIKATTGKSYVADQLYLFEASGNLVYLTKADPAKQMALLEAVAGPLLSGLGSGVERARVDENDLQAVLQVHHHLMALGHFAKGFPIVPDKLVELLPYTGPFKQMAEALLQAIEILKRRRVVRDAARFAFSQFANAIGTPVAELVPRFVSAVVTEFEPSELVDFLLFLQLLMHRLQGSTFETMDMLLLPLLSRIFTVLQQPVTGTDEAQVHARLKDAYLAFFTSLMNENLDGIFITDRNKPEFENVLTTLFNLTQDYSDGASQRLAFGFFSRSVIAWGTSPEAAARPSVFAESAMASQSKMVSGGGTAQPNAHAVTQEQRAKQCLPGYENFIYQRLLPAAFEVPANSQFNIRGGQLIVHEAAVLVRNTVQARGQEAIDFMLSDLLRRLNCPSDIANQLIASLTTQQAKDFKKTFFDFIKAMRG is encoded by the exons ATGGCCGCCACCTCACCGCACCTCACAAGCATCCCCCAGGCAGTCAGAGTAGCAGCAAGCATAGACCCATCCATAGACCCAGGCCTCAAACAGCAGGCTATCGATTACCTCACAAAAGTCAAGCAGCTGTCTGAAGAGACATGGCAG GACTGTTTACAGCTCTATCTCCAGGGGGCAGGCGCTCCCGGGCCATCGACCACAGGCAGAGACGGCAAAGAAAAGCTTGAAACGGACATGAGGATGTTTTGCTTGCAAGTAGTCGATACCGTCTTGATTCAAAA ACCAGAAGTGATGGGTGCAGATGCGGTCCAGGGCATGTACGAGGCCATCGTCGAGTTTATCCAGGTCGAGTACATTGGAGGATCTTGTGAAGGCGGCCAAGGTT TCCTCCGAAATAAACTGGCTTTCACCAtctcccaactcttcctACGCGCATTTCCTTCACATATCCCCActtttctccatcccttcttcgcgcttctttctcctcctacctcttctccccctaatctccatcctcaactCCTCACCATACGTCTACTCCTCGAAATCGCTCAAGAAATCCACGATACGACACTCAAAACGGCACGAATTATGACTAAAGAAAGACAAGAGCGGGATGGTGTGGTTAGAGATGTGATCAGGTCCAGCGGAGACGACAAAACAGCGGTGCAAGGAATGTTGGGAATCATTGAAAAGGGGTTGGAGCAAATGAACAGTGGGAACAGTTCAGATAAATGGGCAGAGGCGGTGGATGCGACTCTGAAAACATTGTCAGCCTGGATCC CTTGGATCGATCTCGGCGTCGCTCTCAATCCCACCACTCTTCCATTTTATCACCGACTCCTCCATCAgcccattctttccttccgTACTGCCACAGCAGGTATCTACCGTACACTCGTCGCCAAGGGCATCCAAGATCCTTCCTCCAGGCTTCAAGTCCTCCGTGTTCTAGCGCCAGTAGCCGTCATTGATCCGCTAGAGACCGAAACAAGGGGGGGAAAAAGCGAAGAGGTTGCGACATTCAGAGCTTCTCTGGGTGTCGTCCTTTCCGCATACGGCGTCGCCTTGATTGGGATTTCTGATAACACGGAAGTTGCAGAACAGTTGAGGaatgaagcagaggaaatGATGAACCCCGCCTTACCGCTGCTATTGAGGTTCTTGAGCGACAGGCAATACGAAGTGCCCTTGTCCGTCTCGCCCTTTGTTTCAGATCTACTCAGAATC TACAAACGAATGTATAAACCGCCCAACCCGTCAACTAAAGCTGGCCAAGCACCATCCCCTCCATCTACTCTCCCACAATTGTCTCCTGAACGCCGTCAATTCTTAGCATCCATGTTAGATATCCTCATCAGGCAATTAGCATGGCCAGAGGATACCGAGTGGGAGGCGCCAGGCAACGAAGACGAGTTGGACGAGGATATCGCTGCTTTTAAAAATTTCAGAGGC TCCTGCCGATCATTCATCGAATCCATCGCTCAAATTGACAAGTCTCTCCACACGGAAGTCGTCGCAAGAATCGTGATTGCTACGCTAGATGCATATGCATCAGGCGGAGGAGCGGCTGCTGTACCTTGGCAGCAAGCCGAACTTGCTATGCATCTGGTGTACACTTTTGGCGAAGTGTCCAAAA ATTCTACGCGGGCAGCATTCTACGAGCTTCCCCCGGAGATGGCCACCAAAGCCGCTCGAAACAAACTCCGTGCTGCTCAGGGGAGTGGGCGTACtaccccttcctcatccgaCAATGTCGATCTCGGCCCCAGCTCTAATAACGACCGGTTGGAATATGAACAATTCCCCCTTTCACCCTTGGGGCAGCTTCTTACCCGCTGTATGACGTCGGGTATCTCGAGCTATCCCCATCCGAGTGTGACCCTGCAGTATTTCGAGATCATTGTTCGGTACATTGAGTTTTGGAAAGCCAAGCCGGAAACATTGCCCGGATTGTTTGAGGCACTCTTGGATGGACA GGGGATACATAACTCGGATGAGGGCGTCAGGAGACGATGTTTCTACTTGTTCTCAAAGTTGTGTAAAGATTGTAGGAACGATACTGTAGAAGGCATGGTTTCTCCAATCCTGGACAGCATGCGG GATATGATGGTAATCAACGCCGAACTACCACCTACCGACACTCCTGATGAAGACCCTCTTATCAAGGCGACAACCGGCAAATCCTATGTTGCCGATCAATTATACCTCTTTGAAGCATCGGGCAATCTTGTATACTTGACCAAGGCAGATCCTGCCAAACAGATGGCGTTGCTCGAAGCGGTGGCAGGACCGCTTCTCAGCGGTCTAGGTTCAGGTGTAGAGAGAGCGAGGGTGGATGAAAATGATTTGCAAGCGGTGTTGCAAgtgcatcatcatctaaTGGCCTTGGGACATTTTGCAAAAGGTTTCCCTATAGTACCGGACAAGTTGGTAGAGCTGCTTCCCTACACGGGGCCGTTCAAACAGATGGCAGAGGCGCTTTTACAGGCTATAGAAATTCTGAAGAGGCGTCGAGTAGTTCGAGATGCG GCTCGGTTTGCATTTTCTCAATTCGCCAACGCTATCGGCACGCCAGTCGCCGAGCTGGTTCCGCGCTTTGTGTCTGCAGTTGTGACAGAGTTTGAACCTTCCGAGTTGGTCGACTTTTTGCTCTTTTTGCAGTTGCTCATGCACCGGCTTCAA GGAAGTACATTCGAAACCATGGACatgctcctccttcccttgcTGTCTCGAATTTTCACTGTGCTTCAACAACCTGTCACTGGCACCGACGAAGCCCAGGTGCACGCTCGTTTGAAGGACGCCTATCTGGCGTTTTTCACGTCTCTTATGAACGAAAACCTTGACGGCATCTTCATTACCGACCGCAACAAACCCGAGTTTGAAAACGTGTTGACAACTCTCTTCAACTTGACTCAAGATTACTCTGACGGCGCATCCCAACGACTTGCGTTTGGATTCTTCTCGAGGAGCGTTATCGCTTGGGGTACCAGTCCTGAAGCCGCAGCAAGGCCGTCGGTTTTTGCGGAAAGCGCAATGGCGTCGCAAAGTAAGATGGTATCTGGTGGTGGCACAGCACAGCCAAACGCCCATGCTGTTACTCAAGAGCAAAGGGCGAAACAATGCCTTCCTGGATACGAAAACTTTATCTATCAAAGATTGCTGCCAGCGGCTTTTGAGGTTCCGGCCAACAGTCAATTCAACATCCGTGGAGGACAATTG ATTGTGCACGAAGCAGCCGTGCTGGTTAGAAATACTGTTCAAGCTCGCGGTCAAGAGGCGATCGATTTTATGCTCAGTGATCTCTTACGGAGACTCAATTGCCCCTCAGATATTGCAAATCAGCTGATTGCCAGTTTGACTACTCAACAAGCAAAAGACTTTAAAAAGACGTTCTTTGACTTTATCAAGGCCATGAGAGGGTGA
- a CDS encoding lipase 2, putative yields MGTTLSPFRYIQLVRYAVNRWIDIIPAVKGKGKAHLDNLHARAGDYLLKSETASNAPPPPANAGQAEAGPSRLAGVNENRPHQHRHYENQQKEHHQHYRHPPRYPKLAPDPKWPPGPKEIYNLMNDERLFVPGSIKPPREVVVLCHGLYGFSTATPIPLFPSLKLHYWASVLEVLRDKMGVKVVVVGVKGTGSIKERAEQMHEFLKKTLPRGTGVNFVAHSMGGLDCRHLISTIKPTSYTPLSLTTIGTPHRGSPFMDWCAANIGVGSAAAVAASLTAEKLKALPYSLKSPLLARPPPTQTKPDTITSIAAGLTSYLLSIFDSPAYSNLTTAYLRDHFNPATPDDPFVKYTSVAGRISKMSVLHPLWFPKLVLDAAAENGYAEDTSNMVYGPEGKPRYEGNDGLVSVSSAKWGEYIGAVDECHHWDLRGEGGLFPSNVSSISLGDDNKKGEDKHGGGWELDKESAPGAGGVHEHLGLAAKERDMVELKKKGKDSGAEASPKSSESSIVTPSSWDIAQVGQVVDWVTDFLPGGKTTEAGKRQLEEARMEKEGQVELEKEKEREKKRKDKFDLERFYGGLMIKLRDDGF; encoded by the exons ATGGGCACAACCCTTTCGCCCTTCAGATATATCCAGCTAGTACGCTACGCCGTCAATCGCTGGATAGATATCATCCCCGCCGTcaagggaaagggcaaagcACACCTCGACAACCTCCACGCACGTGCTGGAGACTACTTGCTCAAGTCTGAAACTGCGTCCAAtgcaccaccacctcccgCGAATGCTGGCCAAGCGGAAGCTGGCCCTTCGCGATTGGCGGGGGTTAATGAAAACCGGCCGCATCAGCACAGGCACTATGAGAATCAGCAGAAAGAGCATCATCAACACTACAGACATCCGCCCCGATATCCCAAACTCGCACCGGATCCCAAATGGCCTCCCGGTCCAAAGGAGATTTACAACCTGATGAATGACGAGAGGCTTTTTGTGCCGGGATCCATAAAGCCCCCAAGGGAGGTTGTCGTCCTGTGTcatg GTCTCTATGGATTTTCGACGGCAACACCGATACCGCtgtttccttctctcaaaTTACATTACTGGGCAAGCGTCCTGGAAGTCTTGAGAGATAAGATGGGCGTCAAGGTTGTGGTAGTTGGTGTCAAAGG AACCGGCTCGATTAAAGAACGTGCAGAGCAAATGCACGAGTTTCTGAAGAAGACCCTTCCTCGCGGTACAGGTGTAAACTTTGTGGCGCATTCCATGGGCGGTCTTGACTGTCGACATCTGATATCCACTATCAAACCCACGTCTTATACCCCCTTATCGCTCACCACCATCGGCACGCCCCATCGCGGGTCTCCTTTCATGGACTGGTGTGCTGCCAATATTGGCGTTGgatctgctgctgctgtagCTGCTTCACTTACTGCCGAAAAACTCAAAGCTCTTCCCTATTCTCTCAAATCTCCACTTCTCGCTCGCCCGCCGCCCACACAAACCAAGCCAGATACCATCACATCAATCGCCGCCGGACTTACCTCGTACCTCTTGTCCATTTTCGACTCCCCTGCCTACTCCAACCTGACAACCGCATACCTTCGTGATCACTTTAACCCGGCCACACCAGACGACCCTTTTGTCAAATACACATCGGTAGCCGGACGAATTTCCAAGATGTCTGTCTTACATCCATTATGGTTCCCCAAGCTGGTGCTCGATGCAGCTGCCGAGAATGGTTACGCTGAAGACACTTCCAACATGGTCTATGGGCCAGAGGGGAAGCCGAGGTATGAGGGTAACGATGGTCTGGTGAGCGTATCCAGCGCTAAATGGGGTGAATACATTGGCGCTGTAGATGAGTGTCATCACTGGGACCTTCGGGGAGAGGGCGGCCTATTCCCCAGTAACGTGTCGTCCATCTCCCTTGGTGATGATAacaagaagggagaagataaGCATGGTGGGGGATGGGAATTGGACAAGGAGAGTGCCCCGGGTGCAGGTGGAGTCCATGAGCACCTTGGCCTGGCCGCGAAGGAGAGGGACATGGTGGagttgaaaaagaagggcaaggattCTGGAGCAGAGGCTTCTCCTAAATCGTCAGAATCCTCAATCGTCACTCCATCTAGTTGGGATATCGCCCAAGTCGGACAAGTTGTCGACTGGGTCACGGATTTTCTTCCTGGAGGCAAGACAACGGAAGCCGGCAAAAGGCAGCTGGAGGAAGCcaggatggagaaggagggccAAGTAGAattggaaaaggaaaaggagagagagaagaagaggaaggacaaGTTTGACTTGGAGCGGTTCTATGGCGGTTTAATGATAAAGTTGAGGGATGATGGGTTCTGA